Genomic DNA from Lactuca sativa cultivar Salinas chromosome 8, Lsat_Salinas_v11, whole genome shotgun sequence:
gttcctcagtatgcagccgatgaggagatgaagaaggcccgttatcatgagatgttgcggagtgatatccgccagtttgtgagccgatccagctataaaacgctggatgacatgattgctagggctcgggagagggagattgaccttgagatggagaagaagaggaaaccagaggCGGTTTTGGGTACaggtagttcgggcaaaaagcccaaggtttcagatcacagatccaggagtcagcagagccacggtcgatgtggcaagtgtgggagattgcacgatggggtgtgcaaggcagggagttccggctgctacaagtgcggtcggactgggcatttgagcagggattgtacggcccctgctaccgccattgcagcatcagatctgatttgcttccagtgcaatcagaggggacataaaaagtcccagtgtccgagtttagctgcagcagggaaggtggctgcacctgcccctgctactttgaggattacagatggccggcagggccgagccgaggcgccagtggcgaagagtagagcttttcagataacagcagaggaggcacgagcgactcctgatgtggtgacgggtatgtatcttcccttcatctctatattattattgattgattattgcttatgattatatgttttgtatagggtcattctctgtgaacggcatttctgctacaatgttatttgattcgggggctacctgatcgtttgtatcgctagcgcttagcaagagatttagtagagctccaggggagctggattgtccactagaggttgagatagcagatgacaggaccgtgagggtcgccagagtgcatagagggtgttctcttcagttgttcgacgagcagttttcggtggacttggtccctattcccttgcgagggaataaggttatagtaggcatggattggttgagtcccaatggggcggtgattgattgtgagctgcagctagtgagggttcgcactcccagtgggggagagttagtgattcagggcgagaggccacagcgtggaccagctttttgttcagccgcgagtgcgaggcgctattttcagcagggttgcgccggataTATAGCTTATGTTGTAGACGCCCGGGAAAAGGGTAAGGTGGCAGtagatgatgttccggtagtgcgagactaccctgatgtattccctaaggatttgcctggaatacctccagagagacaggtcgagttcgggATCGATCTGATTCCGGGTGCGGCGCCGATAGCTAAGGCCCCGTATCggttagctccccctgagatgcaggagttttctacgcagttgcaggagctgctagacaaaggtttcatcagaccaagtagttcgccttggggagctccgattttgtttgtgaagaaaaaggacgggtcgcacccatgtgtatagattaccgggagttgaataaggtaacggtgaagaaccgttacccgctctcgaggatagatgatttgtttgaccagcttcagggagcgtcttggttttccaagatcaatttacgttccgggtatcatcagatgcgagtcagaaatgaggatgtgcagaagactgctttcaggaccaggtatggtcattatgagtttgtggtgatgccatttgggctcaccaacactccagccgcgttcatggatctcatgaatcgcgtgtgtaggccgatgctggatcgatctgtgatagtattcatagatgatatcttggtgtattccaagacgcaggagcagaatgaggagcacctgagagaggtgctagaagttctgaggagggagagacttttcgcaaagttctcttagtgcgagttctggttgcgtgaggtgcagttccttggtcacctcgtcaaccagaaaggcattttagtagatccggccaagatagaggccgtgatgaagtgggaggtcccgaagtctccatccgagattcggagcttcctagggttggcagggtattaccggagattcattcaggatttctccaagatagcagtgccgctcacccgactgaccaagaagtcggtggtgtttcgttgggggccggagcagcaggcagcatttgagaccctcaggcggaggttgtgcgaggctccgatccttaccttgccagagggagtagaggattttgtagtctactgtaatgcctcaatcacaggtatgggagcagtattgatgcagcgaggccatgtgatagcttatgcctcgagacagttgaagcctcacgaggctaactatcctactcatgatttagagttgggggcggttgtgtttgccctcaagatttggagacattaactttatggggtccgttgtaccatctacacagatcgcaagagtttgaggtaccttatggatcagccgaatctgaacatgagacagaggaggtggttggatgtgctgaaggattatgattgtgaaatcctttaccatccagggaaggccaacgtagtggccgacgccctgagccgcaaggcatcAGCAACCCCTATCAGAGActtatgtctgaggatgatagtgattactccattgttggaacggatcagggaggctcaggttgagggcctcaaggaggagagacagaagtgtgagaggatagtgggccgagtagcttcgtttgattatgatagtcgagggttgttgacccttcatgggagagtgtgggtaccgtactggggcagagtacgacaggtgttgatggacgaggctcataagtctcgattttctatccacccaggggcgacgaagatgtatagagatcttcgacccgattactggtggccctgcatgaagcgggatgtcgcctggtatgtagagaggtgcctgacctgcagaaaggtcaaggcagaacaccagaggcctcacggcaagatgcagccattagacattcccgtgtggaaatgggaggacatcaccatggattttatcaccaagcttcccaggaccgcacgtagggtagattcgatttggataatagtggatcggttgacgaagagtgcgtatttcataccgatccaggagagcatatcggcggaaaagttagtcgatatctatgtgcgtgaggtagtggcacgtcatggagtgccggtatcggtagtgtcagaccgagacgtccgttttacatccagattctggaagcggtttcatgacgagatgggtactcgtctccatttcagcaccgctttccaccctcagacggacgggaagagcgagaggacgattcagactctcgaggacatgctcagggcatgtgtcctagacttcggtggcagttgggatatgtatcttccgttagcggaattttcgtataacagcagttatcatgcgagcattgatcgacctccctttgagatgctatatgggaggaagtgtaggacccctatttgttggggcgaggtcggtcagcgggtcattgggagcacagaggtggtgctcaagacgaccgagttgattcagcaggttcgtagtagactgcagactgcgcagagtcggcagaagagctacgccgacaggaggcgttcggacttggagttccgggtgggcgatatggtccttctgaaggtctcaccttggaagggtgtcatcaggtttcggaagagggacaagctgggccccaggttcattggtcctttcagggttttggctcgagtgggtcgggttgcttatcggttggatcttccagcagagcttagcctgatccacaacactttccatgtgtctcagttgaggaagtgtttggtggatgagtcagcagttgttcccttagaagatattcatattgatagcagcctgaattatattgagaggtcggtcgcgattttggaccggaagacaaagaccttgaggaacaaggtaattcagttagtgaaggtgcagtgacagcaccggaagggatctgagtggacgtgggaggctgaggacgagatgagagagcactacccggagttatttgcagattcagccgtagcagacttcgaggacgaagtctgagacaagtgggggagaattgtaacgacccgtctctggtatgttgcttccatggtatttattttgaagttttcaagagggactcggcgagtctatagcctgacttgtcgagtagggacgggatttcgagcacgtgtaagtcggcaactcggcgagtccatattcgggactcggcgagtctgcctgccaggaagaaaccctaaatccccgagtttgctcactatttaagcagtgttatgtgccccaaactcgcctccttcaccctcagagagttGTGAGAAACCCTTAACCCATCCCTTgattgattaaagtgtttttgtgtgaattcttgaaggcttgaagaagaaaaagaagaaaggaccaaagagaagaggtgtagagcaaagatccaaggttaaaatcagagttcattgaggcggggagataccggagcagcagcagatagcttccagagccatacacacagcagccagttcacgaggtgagttcccttccagttggacttcggtccgatgcagctagttccggacttcggtccgatgcagtgggcaaggcccagtatgtgctttatttgttattgtatggtatgtggtagtttgggggagctcactaagcttcgtgcttacggtttcagtttttggtttcaggtacttccgcaagtaaagggaagagctcggggtgatggcatcgcacacaccatagcttcagtttttgtcctgggagttgactcagtttcttagatatgtttgATATAATTGTGACAcagttttctcacagtattttagtatggttttgggATACGCAgtgcatggttttattatgtgatactcagttttatgatttttgttatatttaaaatgaaattttcgggttgtatttttgggatgtttcaagttacgtatttgagattgaaggttattacgatatttacaagtttgtcaccgtgtcttttatgcttagattaaatgagtggctgagaatgattcccccattctcaaccttttttattttctcaattgaacccacctctctctctctctctctctctctctctctctctatatatatatatatatatatatatatatatatatatatatatatatatatatatatatatatatatatatatatatatatatatatatatatatatttggttcATATATCAAaacgtttttttttgttttttattactATAAACGATAAATTTATTATTACAAAAAGATAACAATAGTTTAATGGCATTTCCATTTTACGAAcacaataataaatataaatatagtttTTTGAGATAATTATAAATATAGTCTAATTCTTTAATTATTTTGTAAAAAATAGCTAAAAACCCAAATTACAAATATAGGCTTGAAAATCACAGATGGATTCATCCAATTTGCGATTTTAGCGTTCTATCTGCGAACGTACAAGTCGTTAAAGCACAGTCGTGCTTTAGCGACTTGTACGTTGGCAGATGAACTAGTCCATCTACGATTTAACAAGCAATCTGCAATTTTACCTTTTTTCAGGTATAAAACGTAAATTTTTTTTTGCTtcatttttcacactttttctttgaaaaattctCTCGTTGAAAGCACTATGGATGATTTCGGTAACAGTTCCAAAGTAATAACAACTAAAGTGACAATTTTTTGCACAACTTTATGTATAATAAGGTTGTTTCGTAATCAAACCCTATCTGTTtcgtaattaaaattaaaaaaaaaaaaaaaaaaaaacgcaaaaTCACAGGTGCCCTGGAGAGGAAATCGCAGATAGTTCATCTGCGATTTTAGTCAAAGATAAAAGTATttttacataaaaaataaaataaataaaccatCTACGAACGTACAAGTCGCTAAAGCATGGTTGTGCTTTAGCGACTTGTACGTTTGCAGGTGTAATGCTAAAATCGCAGATAGGCTTAATCCATCTGGGATTTTTATGGCTATATTTGTAATTTgggttttttttgttattttccgCAAAGTAATTAAAAGATTAGGCTATATTTGCAATTTTCTCtagtttttataattaaatttatataatcAACATAAGATTTTTATACCATTATTTTGTTtgtatataaaactaaaaaatattaaatctaaaattaaatctttaaataaaGATAAAATTTATGTATATGATTAGTTGGAAATAATAAAGTAATTATTAGAtatgataataatataaaaattaaagttatTAAGATAATTAGTTGATAAGATATATATTAAAGTAGAGTTTTATAGATTAGGATGTATATAACGTCTATTTGAAATTCTTAATTTAATAATCCATATtctaaaaaaaagttatttttttttttaacatgtatcgTTCTATTAGGTTTTAGAATTAatatcatgccacttgtcaacataTTCATTctcaatttcaaatttaaaatttaaaattttcattttaattatattaaattaataatattagaataaaaattaaaattaaattaatataaattataagatgataattatatataactaaaaaatatttattaattaataatttatttaaaataatctatttaaaataattaatcaataattttaaattttcattgtGAAACTTTAATtaattttccatgttttataaccTAGTCatcattaaataagaaaaaacaGTTCTTCCTTGTAAACCATTGGCGAGTTTACACTTTTCAGTGGATTCGCTATGAAACAAAATACAGAATAATGCGATTGGGTCCACGTAGGCCCCCCATTAACAGCCATTAACCTCCGAAACCTTAACAGGTGTCCGCCGGAATCTATGTTTACACCGTCCCAGCAAGTAGCAACCCGGTCATCATCAATATACATCTCATCTGGGCATAAAAAATCGACCACTGATTCTGacgttttaattaaaaaaaggtTTCCACAACAGAATCAATTAATCAAACAAACAAAAGTAGAACTCACAATCAAGCCATCAGTAATTTGAAGTCGATGCCGAATACAATGGGCTAACCCCACCAACTCCACCAATCACCATCGTAGATTTTCCCAACCTCTCCCCTATAAACATTTTACAGATCTGGTTCTTCGCTTCTTGTAATACAACCATGACTGACAAGAGAAAACATCCGGAGGTGGGCACAAGTCCGACGACGCCTTTGGAGTTCAAAGTTCTGTCATCTACAGGCATAATAAAGTGTGATATGGGTCAGGGTCAGGGTCGGATCGGACTTGGTATACTTGCCGCCCTTGAAAATATTCcggccaagaagtccaatttcAGATGCCGGAGCCCAATGGGAAATGAAGCGGGTAGTTTGGAAGAAGAGAATACAATAGTGACTCGTCATAAACCAGACAAATCGTATACAAAAGCTCACATTGAAATCAGAGAACAACCCTCCATTTTTGACATATCACCTGCAAGGTTTAGTGACGATGGTATGAAGATGCGTACGCCTTCTGAATTTCTGAGTTCATGTCATTTATGCAACAAAAGACTCAACGGCAGAGACGTATACATGTACAGGTAAAACCAAATCCTCTGGTTTTGTTTTACACAGTTCCCAATAATTCAAAtagcatgatgatgatgatgatgatgatgatgatgatgatattgatGGTTTCTGAAACAGGGGAGAGAAAGCTTTTTGTAGCCCAGAATGTAGGAGCAGACAGATAGGGATGGATGAAAGACGAGAGAAACACTGTAGCTCACATGCATCTTCAACTCCTTCAAATGCCACAAGCCCTCACGTGTTGTTTGCTACCGGAatttttgcaatttagtaaacattcaaatcatatttTCCAAATATATGTAAAAATTTGGAACATCACCATTCACCAATCACCATGTTGAAGATTTCTGAAAACTAAATCTAATTCCATTTGTTTAGATAAGAAAACCCACAAAACTAATGTTACATGTATCCATCCATATACATCCTCTCAAAAGGTTATACAACAATGCAAAAAAACAATAATCCCAAATCATTAATCTAATAAAATCTCTTAAACCAATGAAAACAAAAAAACAGAGCATCGTCCTATCTGATCTTTGTGTTATTACTGGTAATACATAGGGGTCTGTGTAGCACCAATTCCTGGGTAACCACCATCATACACTGCACCATTGCTAGCACCACCACCCATCTGCATCTGACCCGCCATTTTACTAAGAGCCAGTTGTCTTTCATATGCTGTAACGTCCATCATATTTCCGGCCACCATTGGTGGTGGCAGAGGGGTGGAGCTGCTTCCTGGTGGCGTGGGTTTGCTACCCCATGAACACTGTCTCACAGAAAGATAGAAATCAGATCTCATATAAATTCCCATCGAGATGTTTCTTTCCATGAACACAAGTCTAACAGGAGGGGTATTATGGaaatttcagaaaaacaaacatatatatacCTTAAGTGGCTTGCCATAGAGATATCGAGCATTTCCTAATTGAATAGCACGAGCTGCTTCAGCGTGTGAAGTGTATCTTATGAAACCAAAACCTTTGTCTCGTTGAATTCTGACATCTTCAATAACACCAGCACCAAGAGCGTGGAAATGACAATGGAGATCACCTGACGTAAcctaaaataaatgaaaaagagtaaattacatttttggtccctaagtaTAGCTGATTTTTGCAATTTCGGTCCCAAAAGGTTTCTCCTTGCAATTTTAGTCCTCATTTGAGGTTCTTGTATGTTGTAACTATTCTGATTCATGCATTCATTTCCAtctaaaaaatgaaaaagaatagCCAACCTCTGGAGCCAGATTGCCAACATAAACAGTTGTATACTGAGGATTATTTTCTGGAGCGTCTTCATTAGTCTTTTCTTGAACATCATCTGCACATTAAACAAAATGTTAGAATGgataataatcatataacaatatgATAACATAACATCCAAATTTTGGCTTataaaatcttgaaattttgtgaATGAATTTTCACCTGATGTTCCATTTGTCAGTTCAACAACATTTTTGGTATCTGACCTCTGTTTGTCATCCGATCCCCCACCTTTTGCTGCCCAGTTGCATCGGATTTGCCTACTTCCAAGCCACTttcctacaaaaaaaaaaaaaaaaaaaaaaaaaaacataaaatgatacaaaattgttatatatttttaaattaaaaaaaaaaaaagttaaatgaatGAAGTAAGCCAACAGTACACTTTTAAAATCCTCACCATTCAAATCATTGATTGCAGTCTGGGCATCCTATCAAAGATAAATGGGAATAAATGATAGTTAGCACGTTTAATGTGACACGAGGGTGAGGGGTAATATAGTAATTTTACTCACCTGTTGGTTACGAAATGAAACAAATCCAAATCCCCTCGATCGCCCAGTTTTCTGATCCCACATAACCCTTGCATCACTTACCAACATAAAAAgagaataaaaaaatattgtttatcaCATTTTGAATTcagtttaataattaaaaaagttTGGCTTACGAGCATGTAGAGTACACAGAGAAGCAAGAAAACAATGTGGCATCAGTAACTTCAGGGCTAAGGTCACCAACAAATATGTTAAAGTGGCCTgataaacaaacacaaaaatgaaAAATCTCATTATGAACCAAATTAATTTGCAGATTAACATTATGTTAACAACAAACCTGATGTATCTTCTCTCTGGCTACTTGCATATGCCCAATTAACTTTAATAGGCTGCCCAAACCTgcaaacatatgttatcataatCAATTCATAATGATTGATAAGTCAAGAAGAGATTTGTTGAAGTTTCTACTTACAGATGCCTTCCATTAAGTGTCACAATAGCAAGAGCAGCAAAACGCCGATCAAAGTAATCAACAAACCCATATGATGACTGAAATCCAAGTAAATGAGTTTTTATAAATGATGAAACAATTGGAAAATTGATGAATCGATCATACATTCTCTTTTCTAATGAGTTTGCATCCTTCAAGAGCACCAGTGCTTGAAAAAATTTCTTGAAGTAGGGGTTCTGTGACCTGTGGGTGGATGTTCCCCACATACCTATATCGAGTCAGATAGTTAT
This window encodes:
- the LOC111894237 gene encoding FCS-Like Zinc finger 14, whose amino-acid sequence is MTDKRKHPEVGTSPTTPLEFKVLSSTGIIKCDMGQGQGRIGLGILAALENIPAKKSNFRCRSPMGNEAGSLEEENTIVTRHKPDKSYTKAHIEIREQPSIFDISPARFSDDGMKMRTPSEFLSSCHLCNKRLNGRDVYMYRGEKAFCSPECRSRQIGMDERREKHCSSHASSTPSNATSPHVLFATGIFAI
- the LOC111894236 gene encoding oligouridylate-binding protein 1 → MMQQQQQQHQRIRQQQALMQQSLYHPGLLAHPQIEPILSGNLPPGFDSATCRSVYVGNIHPQVTEPLLQEIFSSTGALEGCKLIRKENSSYGFVDYFDRRFAALAIVTLNGRHLFGQPIKVNWAYASSQREDTSGHFNIFVGDLSPEVTDATLFSCFSVYSTCSDARVMWDQKTGRSRGFGFVSFRNQQDAQTAINDLNGKWLGSRQIRCNWAAKGGGSDDKQRSDTKNVVELTNGTSDDVQEKTNEDAPENNPQYTTVYVGNLAPEVTSGDLHCHFHALGAGVIEDVRIQRDKGFGFIRYTSHAEAARAIQLGNARYLYGKPLKCSWGSKPTPPGSSSTPLPPPMVAGNMMDVTAYERQLALSKMAGQMQMGGGASNGAVYDGGYPGIGATQTPMYYQ